From one Lotus japonicus ecotype B-129 chromosome 3, LjGifu_v1.2 genomic stretch:
- the LOC130747803 gene encoding 8-hydroxygeraniol oxidoreductase-like, translating to MLCASVCHTDISSTQGLSDNFPLAPGHEGVGIVESVGDQVKNLKEGDVVIPTHIGECQECENCVSGKTNLCLKYPMRVTGLMPDNTSRMSIRGQRLHHIFSCATWSEYMVSDVNYVLKVDPSIDPAHASFISCGFSTGFGAAWKEAKVESGSSVAVFGLGAVGLGPISGAKMLGATKIIGIDKNEMKREKGEAFGMTHFINPGDSTKSASELVKELSGGIGVDYSFECSGVAPLLTESLEATKVGTGETIAIGVGTEPIVPFGILSILYGRTLKGSILGGLKAISDFSIIANKCQKEEFPLQELFTHEVTLADISKAFELLKQSSCVKVVIKM from the exons ATGCTTTGTGCCAGTGTTTGCCACACAGATATCTCAAGCACTCAAGGATTATCA GATAACTTTCCTCTAGCACCTGGACATGAAGGAGTTGG TATTGTGGAGAGTGTTGGTGACCAAGTGAAAAATCTGAAAGAAGGGGATGTGGTGATTCCAACACACATAGGAGAGTGTCAAGAATGTGAGAATTGTGTCTCAGGAAAAACCAATCTGTGTCTGAAATACCCTATGAGAGTGACTGGCCTGATGCCAGATAACACTTCAAGGATGTCCATCAGAGGCCAGAGGCTACACCATATTTTTAGCTGTGCTACATGGTCCGAATACATGGTCAGTGATGTCAACTATGTGCTCAAAGTTGATCCAAGCATTGATCCAGCACATGCTAGTTTCATCTCATGTGGGTTTTCAACTGGTTTTGGAGCTGCCTGGAAGGAAGCCAAGGTTGAAAGTGGATCAAGTGTAGCTGTTTTTGGACTTGGGGCTGTTGGATTAGGG CCTATCAGTGGAGCCAAGATGCTGGGAGCAACTAAGATAATTGGGATTGACAAAAATGAGAtgaagagagaaaaaggagaagcTTTTGGAATGACCCACTTTATAAATCCTGGTGATTCCACTAAATCTGCTTCAGAATTGGTCAAGGAGCTGAGTGGTGGAATAGGTGTGGATTATTCCTTTGAGTGCTCTGGAGTTGCCCCCTTACTTACAGAATCCTTGGAAGCCACAAAAGTG GGAACTGGTGAAACAATAGCAATTGGTGTAGGAACTGAACCTATTGTGCCCTTTGGTATTTTGTCCATTTTGTATGGAAGAACTTTGAAAGGTTCTATTCTTGGAGGGCTAAAAGCCATATCAGACTTTTCCATCATAGCTAACAAATGTCAGAAAGAG GAGTTCCCTCTTCAAGAACTATTCACCCATGAGGTCACACTGGCAGATATAAGCAAAGCATTTGAGCTATTGAAACAATCCAGTTGTGTGAAAGTTGTCATCAAGATGTGA
- the LOC130747804 gene encoding uncharacterized protein LOC130747804 produces MAVASIAPFSITGGSHLKQPELCSAKRNLSLQRKSSLVITTRKRRSAISAEYRDNSGGGGGDFIAGFLLGGAIFGTVAYIFSPQIRRSVLNENEYGFRKAKRPVYYDEGLERTRESLNKKIGKLNSAIDDVSSRLRGAKNVPASHVGSDPEVESTL; encoded by the exons ATGGCTGTTGCTTCCATTGCCCCATTCTCCATTACAG GTGGATCGCATCTGAAGCAACCTGAACTGTGCTCAGCGAAGCGTAATTTATCTCTTCAGAGGAAATCAAGCTTGGTCATCACCACCAGGAAGCGCAGATCAGCAATTTCTGCAGAATACCG TGATAAtagtggaggtggaggaggcgACTTCATTGCTGGCTTTCTTCTTGGAGGGGCGATTTTTGGAACTGTAGCATATATATTTTCTCCCCAG ATCAGAAGATCTGTGCTTAATGAGAATGAATATGGATTTCGCAAGGCCAAAAGACCTGTATATTACGATGAAGGTTTAGAG AGGACCAGGGAGTCATTGAACAAGAAAATAGGCAAACTAAATTCTGCCATTGATGATGTTTCTTCACGTTTGAGAGGTGCCAAGAACGTGCCTGCTTCACATGTAGGAAGTGACCCTGAAGTAGAATCTACCTTGTGA